A segment of the Niveibacterium umoris genome:
GGCGCCTCAAGATCGCGCGGACGAAGCGCCGCGATGATTTCCAGCAGGGCTTGGGCCGAGCGGTCATCGGGTGAGGCGGCGATGTCTTCCAGTATCGGTACGAGTGCTCTCATCGGGTTCCCGGATACACGCTTGGCGGACTATTCTGGCACACTGGCGGAAGACGATCCGCTTCCGGGCGAGACGGCGACGCCAAAACTTGGTAAAGTGCCGCCCCTTTCGCGGGTGGCATGGATTGCCTCCGTTTCCAGAGCGTGGAGACGTACGAAGATGGATGAAGCAGACGTTGCCCAGCAGGAAGTCGAGCTGAGCTTGAAGTTGGCGCTGGAGCGCAAGGAGCCTTCGCTCGCCGCCACCGGCGTGTGCCACTTCTGTGGCGAGGCGCTGGTCGAAGGGCAGAAATTCTGCGATAGCGACTGCGAGGAAGACTACCGTCGCTTGCAGTGGCAGAAATCACAGCGTGTGCGCGGCTGAAGCCGCACAGCGCCAGTATCACGAGGAACAGACATGGCCCGAATCACGGTTGAAGATTGCCTGAAGACGATTCCGAATCGCTTCGAAATGACGCTGGCAGCAGCGATCCGCGCGCGTCAGCTTGCACGTGGCCACACGCCGCAAGTCGATGGCAGCAAGAACAAGTTTGCCGTCACGGCGCTTCGCGAAGTGGCCTCTGGTCACGTCGACCGCAGCATCCTCTCCAAGCTCGAAGCTTGATGGCCGGGCGGGCGACAGCCCGTCCTGACCGATCCGGCGGCCGCATGTCGGCCGCCGATTCCTGAGCGACCCTTCAGTCCTCCGCCTCGGCGAGAAGCTCTGCTTCTCCGGCCGGGGTTTTGCTCGTCTGGGCCGCGTAGAGTTGTTCGAAGCGCAGGCGCTGCGGGTAAGGGAAGAAGTCCTCGACGTAGCCCTCGCGGATCTTGCGCTGGGTTTCCTGCCAGAAACTCGCGTCGAGCAGATCGGCGTGGTGCTTCATGAAGGCCTGCCGTACCTTGGGCAGACCGAGCAGGAAGGTGCCGAATTCTTCCGGGAACACGTCGTTGCGCGCGACCGAGTACCAGACTTCACCGCTCATTTCGACATCCTCGTTCGGCGCGGGCGGGATGCGGCGGAAGTTGCAGTCGG
Coding sequences within it:
- a CDS encoding DUF2116 family Zn-ribbon domain-containing protein yields the protein MDEADVAQQEVELSLKLALERKEPSLAATGVCHFCGEALVEGQKFCDSDCEEDYRRLQWQKSQRVRG
- the rpoZ gene encoding DNA-directed RNA polymerase subunit omega, with product MARITVEDCLKTIPNRFEMTLAAAIRARQLARGHTPQVDGSKNKFAVTALREVASGHVDRSILSKLEA